The Micromonospora sp. M71_S20 genome has a window encoding:
- a CDS encoding acyl-CoA dehydrogenase family protein: protein MAAEQSFDVYRLPEEHEAIREAVREVCAAKVAPHAAEADETGEFPKASYDALRAADFHAPHVPVEYGGAGADALATAIVIEEVARACASSSLIPAVNKLGTMPLLLAGSEELKRRYLTPVAAGEAMFSYCLSEPEAGSDAASMTTRAVRDGDHWVLNGVKRWITNAGVSEFYTVFAVTDASARSRGISAFVVEKSDAGVSFGAPEKKLGVKGSPTREVYLDNVRIPADRMIGAEGTGFGTAMKTLDHTRVTIAAQAVGIAQGALDYAKGYVQERKQFGKAVAEFQGVQFMLADMGMKLEAARQLTYAAAGKSERGDADLTYFGAAAKCFASDAAMEITTDAVQLLGGYGYTRDYPVERMMRDAKITQIYEGTNQVQRIVMARQLLKG from the coding sequence ATGGCCGCAGAGCAGTCGTTCGACGTCTACCGGTTGCCCGAGGAGCACGAGGCGATCCGGGAGGCGGTCCGTGAGGTCTGTGCGGCCAAGGTGGCGCCGCACGCCGCCGAGGCGGACGAGACCGGCGAGTTTCCGAAGGCGTCGTACGACGCGCTGCGGGCCGCCGACTTCCACGCCCCGCACGTCCCCGTCGAGTACGGCGGCGCGGGCGCGGACGCGCTGGCCACAGCCATCGTGATCGAGGAGGTGGCGCGGGCCTGCGCCTCGTCCTCGCTGATCCCGGCGGTCAACAAGCTCGGCACCATGCCGCTGCTGCTGGCCGGCTCCGAGGAGCTCAAGCGGCGCTACCTGACCCCGGTGGCGGCGGGCGAGGCGATGTTCTCGTACTGCCTCTCCGAGCCGGAGGCCGGCAGCGACGCGGCGTCGATGACCACCCGCGCGGTGCGTGACGGCGATCACTGGGTGCTCAACGGCGTGAAGCGCTGGATCACCAACGCGGGGGTGTCGGAGTTCTACACCGTCTTCGCGGTGACCGACGCGTCGGCCCGGTCCCGGGGCATCTCCGCCTTCGTGGTCGAGAAGTCCGACGCCGGGGTCAGCTTCGGCGCCCCGGAGAAGAAGCTCGGCGTCAAGGGCTCGCCGACCCGCGAGGTCTACCTGGACAACGTCCGGATCCCCGCGGACCGCATGATCGGCGCCGAGGGCACCGGCTTCGGCACCGCGATGAAGACCCTGGACCACACCCGGGTCACCATCGCCGCGCAGGCCGTCGGCATCGCCCAGGGCGCGCTCGACTACGCCAAGGGGTACGTCCAGGAGCGCAAGCAGTTCGGCAAGGCGGTCGCCGAGTTCCAGGGCGTCCAGTTCATGCTCGCCGACATGGGCATGAAGCTGGAGGCGGCCCGGCAGCTGACGTACGCGGCGGCCGGCAAGTCCGAGCGGGGCGACGCCGACCTGACCTACTTCGGCGCGGCGGCCAAGTGCTTCGCCTCGGACGCGGCCATGGAGATCACCACCGACGCCGTGCAGCTGCTCGGCGGCTACGGCTACACCCGCGACTACCCGGTCGAGCGGATGATGCGGGACGCCAAGATCACGCAGATCTACGAGGGCACCAACCAGGTGCAGCGCATCGTGATGGCCCGTCAGCTCCTGAAGGGCTGA